In the Diachasmimorpha longicaudata isolate KC_UGA_2023 chromosome 1, iyDiaLong2, whole genome shotgun sequence genome, one interval contains:
- the LOC135166556 gene encoding protein unc-80 homolog isoform X7, whose translation MDKRRSVDGSLLEQALPIPIQLYLWRQMRPFTRAKLGKLHEASCMFCQRAPGHHEMKEASTSFEKVLVQSLHNELTPSLTEILSNVPRWRLIQTALPYILHSAANLLHNRKDVQNIGPMETTLLYILHWFLLDAAEECAESDSDMGTHNNPFYYLYSVPTITLFVYLFAPLSNHLKDIDFKTNLRLENGVKIWQPMSEYRHPESSCFTAHCRPKPRSIWWNSSRMGRQQAPSDIFVGTRKQKSEDFREPDSPPSQTVSICFSDQNVASCTKGEEETNWVSSPKDTVFPETIPEESSSTEDEHVVIFRLPSLTESEKAMDGVKEVFTIFSEGASIFHVAMGRSSSSSKSTVTIEQITTSSGGDNQSDGRTTLKLGLHDKTKEHKEDKDRDSAKDSSKSKSVPTGPREPTSPETPVQSKSQGPPADVRAATFLDVAVMRCLFVSQWQEEGIYWALQYLYQRLRQINEDCSHQQMPRRRSNSLPIPKIEVSIYQSPESKKKEDVKGFIEIPDGREPSTMSDLATIADLPYTASKSQDGEGSHVRRASEKTKKRMKMADLKAFVETKLLSKSEKALEKIGQDEPKDLIDQQHETHRSLDTGDDHLVRQASTSSRIFEERDIDRMQYPSNLIKGKSMPSLSCLINELAAGGYIGDTKVERKQGRLYSQSCTAQNPIITVTEHTPTPSPDYLKRQGSIDSQLDAISIHGSRLSSERKPSLTRSQTDSNITYTGDEIPEAPGSACYITKTGDIDLQVLLKAVHSVSLRDTMCCTLRVCESILSLIELLIEIGVLKACLRDETGSNAGSGNDEKAETASRKHDSPVNEQDPRNDIDGRNWNAHALMMNAVLRVIKHLGCTHGCGDGIRGPQADFYRSQAQTILTKLNCASSRLFSRWLRNMVREQPITEILEVFHAYVGFCIDPSSLLSPLNLKRSANKSPEVQPQAGYATNFGAGLGAGTPLGVPSTSVAATASALASATAASATASYGGVGYSSRSIENKMLACIFKTLVTRFVTNSKELKTQENISIYCDIKQFVTYVKEMHGGVFRRVALSGILDASDRPNKRCNSNLRTTRVIRHIHQSDYDDNADLAGEACCVDERGARKFLFKKRSTSSTCAQSDAFGLQSLLETELSEETVKASQSPLGNLRKKHHMLTPRQSERNLGLGEAYLGRSKKTTRFQMGGIVNWFRREYGRTDSTDSHESSESPTEGSFGRQPSIRRGHYRVTRPVRGVGQTLQRAKRRMEDQLVKIGLTKRSKKESMEEVPRNYFSRRNSMDLGDSCRESEFVVLKERRLVPRSAVYEGMRRFSFLLETCQPGAVPDHHLIAAILDLPYAPVVSRASLLLECAHLVHQCNKGHWPTWMKINLPVFRPSVPMGSRNVPTGVRRTHILQRAAGKLFYQWAEAIGARLEEFLNEDKQNVDHVVAMMSDETKQRELVVEDEEEDFLDEASINTYGSQCPVALRMVACILLLEITAFLRETYQTLPKSSRLSTKDRPPPWERMYSRDANRRWSMALSSMGHSQTSAQSLQSIAGDRETGELRESIEKGHWNCANPIINHQTSDSIALDFRSERKISFVLHEPDNESEGSSKSTVTIQGEEAFDREKKKVQPQTARPFLLRRGTAGNTGSFKRRSLKLRRGTKEGKDMECEAFVRSIDAVRRTDSIQSKRKVSSLSDRSDTSEPGYCGEVSGEESPGILSDDQPPESPSDSNDTDETNRNFPWMRVLAQTASSFNFYCSHQNFCHPYCHRRQIRACGRLIKSVRKVYGEAFGVINGTGTFDFDSDKKDDGKKDKRGRKVSDQTSAQVSPVRRKDSVGRKFKIDKSLEGSQSGRLTGGNRDSSKDLDQDSDRGRDSFKKFSSEDDDEPNHEPPAILKYIKMQVKDAFHAPLATLVKGAVVMPDDLFAEVLSVAWELLLEPNQEVAASAASLFIVSAVRAPTQASDIMHQGLQHTSPAIRINAILRFQVLWKLRYQVWPRMEEMAHLTFKVPPPGIEFTLPSPKIGIESLPVVDPPWMPQGKTKVEEVTINQERHRSVVTATKTRKKQQTEAIKKALQEQDDKKREERESFLITTIPITVQAAYEPSPVGDDHEDMDDDAGDAVPRNTSHHGQSALSLFPSSLCSAIVQIINLLDDAAVSDDGNSVYEVAYQVIWSCLVEDSALFLRYVLERLTRDKQELMFKILRHLIRFVPKLPQQAAFALYNYIIGYVMFYVRSPHEEGQKLIGTALSILWMVVHSVHGIMFKDLKQILRKEQCDASILLTANVPSAKKIIVHGPQDPDAGGIPSQFPVQEDTQFCQILRESLDFFGIEELKHKEYFLVDYKTHQIHNPSSYVRDYYFFKRSQYPQLELVHMKPEDAFNALQRQELVHKFVEIGKTLLTWAILKNVDMVVQRVVFLHEELMKLPSFPRKALEADLDLYKGGEIGRELLGLDVMHKFMWVRLIARMFEAMAGNFAYSGDIHLFLNVLNGALVLHSEDSCILRYVVATYINAAHNFKNIFSTNGYLLIMPSLLQLYATHQTNKLVTTTVEYAVKQFYMMNRKPFILQMFGSVSTILDTDETSPHGEAHKVPSTCLFNLLLSLETPSPDPLNIGELVKEEKPLKAIDFCYHDENEMVTVLDCISLCVMVIAYAADSTRGQQMLIILEAILPCYVQQIQSPTYNREGKTEKEIINQLAIAVRTLVNNSETLTKYYNGPQKLSPEHKGSSQRNYGKGPYSPGFDFEEETHTTKYLEHTKARNLYDRDNEDSETSHKNEFRRPRDTLLNMVGEFVARCSVRLVELNKKSQDGKMIELLDSKCHVRLADIAHSLLKISPYDPDTMGCRGLRRYMNDLLPSTEWSNDDMRPALTVILRRLDKTFSKIYKKASVRRNTDWEAASDLLRGVYETLSKYPYIAHFQYLKTLLATCQALIVGDMGQVEVTSAASAALMSKIPPQHFCSTVLRLIALHVISLGEGYTLENVCGGNSMFASQIRTENVLLNLLIPLFLRVGTGRKDVPKLRQADLKFALVAVLNTLWPTSTKIAPLTAQNLKATADLRAGSLTFTARDPKTSTKLSLSLYRVAFLALKIMTICFEAEMRTEWTKILRTMRQLNRRNEASVHLWNFLEFVVTHRTALFIQMLPFIVHKIGQPPISEHERNMQSSIRAKINGETAVFPKSRGTLLGDLLHELRDLKEEIEDRKFDEMQPEPKRSVVDMHPNAPNVNDGQPRTQRPSLLIDLLTGDLGSRVHINRTPAETPGSHSTTLQSLPPSVHHSVNSSSTTKSSVQSHASPGPGNGAPVPRGSVSSASCGSSTIKEGAELSTGDNQTEQTAVPAREWRRNCDEPTEPQQSSGGQLRRVPIRQASFAAFDGPKQEDLSFAKKSKESY comes from the exons ATGGACAAGAGACGATCCGTTGATGGGAGCCTGCTTGAGCAGGCTCTCCCCATTCCCATCCAGCTTTACCTCTGGCGTCAGATGAG GCCTTTCACGCGGGCCAAGCTTGGCAAACTCCACGAGGCGTCGTGTATG TTTTGTCAACGTGCTCCTGGTCATCAC GAAATGAAAGAGGCGAGCACT TCATTCGAAAAGGTCCTCGTCCAGAGTCTTCACAACGAGCTGACGCCCTCCTTAACCGAGATTCTGAGCAATGTGCCACGATGGCGATTGATCCAGACAGCCCTTCCCTACATTCTCCATTCGGCGGCCAATCTTCTGCACAACAG GAAGGATGTGCAGAATATTGGACCGATGGAGACAACTCTGCTCTACATTTTACATTGGTTTCTACTTGATGCTGCTGAGGAATGTGCAGAGAGTGATTCCGACATGGGAACTCATAATAATCCATTCTATTACCTTTATTCTGTACCTACCATCACG CTCTTTGTATACCTTTTCGCACCACTCAGCAATCACCTCAAAGACATCGACTTCAAAACAAATTTGCGACTGGAGAATGGTGTCAAAATCTGGCAGCCAATGAGTGAATACAGGCACCCCGAGAGTTCGTGTTTCACTGCTCACTGTAGGCCTAAGCCAAGATCCATTTGGTGGAATTCCTCGAGGATGGGTAGACAGCAGGCCCCAAGCGATATTTTCGTAGGCACCCGGAAGCAGAAGAGTGAAGATTTTCGAGAGCCTGACAGCCCCCCGAGCCAAACTGTCAGCATATGTTTTTCAGATCAGAATGTTGCATCGTGTACGAAAGGAGAGGAGGAGACCAACTGGGTGTCTTCGCCGAAAGATACGGTTTTTCCTGAGACAATACCGGAGGAGAGCTCCAGCACTGAGGACGAGCATGTAGTGATATTCAGGCTTCCGTCCCTCACCGAATCCGAAAAAGCTATGGATGGTGTTAAAGAAGTTTTTACGATATTCTCG GAGGGTGCGAGTATTTTTCACGTAGCGATGGGCAGATCGAGTAGTTCGTCAAAATCAACAGTTACAATTGAGCAAATAACAACTAGCTCTGGAGGGGATAATCAGTCAGACGGGAGGACTACATTAAAACTGGG TTTGCACGACAAAACGAAAGAACATAAAGAAGATAAGGATCGAGATTCGGCTAAGGACAGCTCGAAATCTAAAAGTGTACCCACAGGACCCCGAGAGCCAACGTCTCCAGAGACCCCAGTCCAGTCAAAGTCTCAGGGGCCACCAGCGGACGTTCGTGCAGCTACATTCCTTGATGTAGCAGTGATGAGATGTCTATTTGTCTCTCAGTGGCAGGAAGAAGGGATCTACTGGGCCCTACAGTACCTTTACCAGAGGCTGAGACAAATCAACGAAGATTGTTCGCATCAACAAATGCCCAGAAGACGCAGCAATTCCCTTCCcattccgaagatagaggttTCTATATATCAGAGTCCAGAGAGCAAGAAGAAGGAGGACGTGAAGggattcattgaaattcccgATGGCAGGGAGCCATCAACCATGTCCGACCTGGCCACCATCGCCGATCTTCCGTACACTGCTTCGAAGTCACAGGATGGAGAGGGTAGCCACGTGAGAAGGGCCAGTGAGAAGACCAAGAAGAGGATGAAGATGGCAGATCTCAAGGCCTTTGTCGAAACCAAGTTGCTTTCTAAATCGGAGAAAGCGTTGGAGAAGATTGGCCAGGACGAGCCTAAGGATCTAATCGATCAG caACACGAAACTCATAGAAGTCTCGATACGGGGGATGATCACCTGGTGAGACAAGCATCAACTTCATCCAGGATTTTTGAAGAACGTGACATTGATCGCATGCAGTACCCGTCGAACTTGATAAAGGGGAAGAGCATGCCAAGCCTTAG CTGCTTGATTAACGAACTCGCCGCGGGTGG TTACATCGGTGATACCAAAGTTGAGAGGAAGCAGGGGAGACTTTATAGTCAATCATGTACAGCACAAAATCCAATAATCACTGTGACCGAACACACACCAACCCCTTCACCAGATTATTTGAAACGTCAA gGGTCAATAGACAGTCAATTGGATGCAATAAGCATCCACGGTAGTAGATTAAGTTCCGAGAGGAAACCAAGCCTGACGAGATCGCAGACTGACTCCAACATCACGTACACTGGCGACGAAATTCCTGAAGCGCCAGGATCTGCGTGTTACATCACGAAAACCGGAGATATCGATCTCCAAGTGCTGCTGAAG gcTGTCCATTCAGTTTCTCTTCGAGACACCATGTGCTGCACCCTTAGAGTCTGCGAGAGCATTCTCAGTCTCATTGAGCTTCTGATTGAGATAGGAGTCTTGAAGGCCTGCCTCAGGGATGAAACTGGCAGCAATGCGGGCTCAGGCAATGATGAGAAAGCAGAAACAGCCAGCAGAAAACATGATTCACCAGTGAATGAGCAGGACCCTCGCAATGACATCGATGGGCGCAACTGGAATGCTCACGCATTGATGATGAATGCAGTTCTCAGAGTGATCAAGCACTTGGGGTGTACCCACGGCTGTGGAGATGGAATTCGTGGGCCTCAGGCTGATTTCTATAGGTCCCAGGCCCAGACAATCCTCACTAAATTGAATTGTGCCAGCTCAAGATTGTTTTCGAGATGGTTACGTAATATGGTGCGCGAACAACCGATCACAGAGATCTTGGAGGTTTTCCATGCATACGTGGGCTTCTGCATTGATCCAAGTTCGTTATTATCACCTCTTA ATCTTAAACGAAGTGCCAATAAGTCCCCGGAGGTACAGCCACAGGCTGGTTATGCCACAAATTTTGGAGCTGGTTTGGGTGCTGGGACACCCCTGGGAGTTCCATCGACGTCG GTAGCAGCAACGGCTTCGGCATTAGCCTCAGCCACAGCTGCGTCAGCAACTGCCTCCTATGGAGGCGTAGGATACTCGTCAAGAAGTATAGAAAACAAAATGTTAGCATGTATATTCAAAACACTAGTAACCCGTTTCGTCACAAACTCAAAGGAACTCAAAACCCAGGAGAATATTTCTATTTACTGCGACATAAAGCAGTTTGTAACGTATGTCAAAGAGATGCATGGTGGAGTGTTTCGTCGGGTGGCTCTGAGTGGCATTCTAGATGCATCAGACAGGCCTAACAAAAGGTGCAATAGTAATCTAAGGACTACAAGGGTAATTAGACACATTCATCAATCGGATTATGATGATAATGCTGATTTGGCGGGGGAGGCTTGCTGTGTGGATGAGAGGGGGGCTAGGAAATTTCTCTTCAAAAAACGCAGTACATCGTCCACCTGTGCG CAATCTGATGCTTTCGGATTGCAGAGTCTGCTGGAGACTGAGCTGAGTGAAGAGACTGTTAAAGCTAGTCAGAGTCCCCTTGGAAATTTGCGAAAAAAACATCATATGCTGACGCCTAGACAGAGTGAACGGAATTTGGGACTTGGGGAGGCTTACCTGGGAAGATCGAAAAAAACTACGAGATTTCAGATGGGGGGAATAG tcaaTTGGTTTAGGAGAGAATATGGTAGAACAGATTCTACAGATAGTCATGAAAGTAGTGAGTCACCGACGGAAGGAAGTTTTGGGAGACAGCCCAGTATACGTCGAGGGCATTATCGAGTCACTCGTCCAGTGCGAGG AGTCGGTCAAACTTTGCAAAGAGCGAAACGAAGAATGGAGGATCAGCTCGTTAAAATTGGCCTCACGAAGAGGAGTAAGAAAGAGAGTATGGAAGAGGTTCCTAGAAATT ATTTTAGTAGAAGAAATTCGATGGATCTCGGTGATTCCTGCCGTGAATCTGAGTTTGTGGTTCTCAAAGAACGTCGTCTAGTTCCTAGATCAGCTGTCTACGAAGGCATGCGGAGATTCTCATTTTTACTGGAAACCTGTCAGCCCGGAGCTGTACCAGATCATCACTTGATAGCAGCAATACTTGATCTTCCGTACGCCCCGGTGGTGTCGAGAGCTTCATTACTCCTCGAGTGTGCACATCTCGTGCATCAGTGCAATAAAGGCCACTGGCCGACgtggatgaaaataaatcttcCGGTTTTCAGGCCTTCGGTTCCGATGGGCAGTAGAAACGTACCGACTGGGGTCAGACGGACTCATATACTCCAGAGAGCAGCTGGCAAACTTTTTTATCAGTGGGCGGAG GCAATTGGCGCGAGACTAGAGGAATTTCTGAATGAGGATAAACAAAATGTAGATCATGTCGTTGCCATGATGTCGGACGAGACGAAGCAGAGAGAATTGGTAGTCGAAGATGAAGAGGAAGATTTTTTAGATGAAG CAAGTATAAACACCTATGGATCCCAGTGTCCTGTCGCCCTGCGTATGGTCGCCTGCATTCTCCTTCTGGAGATAACAGCATTTCTCCGTGAAACCTATCAAACCCTGCCGAAATCCAGTCGTCTCTCCACCAAGGATCGTCCACCACCCTGGGAGAGGATGTACTCCCGTGATGCTAATCGTCGTTGGAGCATGGCCCTGTCATCGATGGGACACTCACAGACATCAGCTCAGAGTCTTCAATCGATCGCCGGCGATCGTGAGACTGGTGAGTTGAGGGAGTCTATCGAGAAAGGCCATTGGAATTGTGCAAATCCCATCATCAATCATCAAACATCTGACTCAATCGCCCTCGACTTTCGTTCAGAACGAAAGATCAGCTTTGTGCTTCATGAGCCCGACAACGAGTCCGAGGGCAGCAGTAAATCAACGGTGACAATACAGGGGGAAGAGGCTTTTGATCGAGAAAAGAAGAAAGTCCAGCCGCAGACtgccaggccctttttactgaGACGTGGTACAGCTGGAAATACAGGATCATTCAAAAGACGTAGTTTAAAGTTACGTCGGGGTACTAAGGAAGGCAAAGATATGGAGTGTGAAGCTT TTGTTCGATCGATAGATGCTGTGAGACGGACTGATTCCATCCAATCAAAACGAAAAGTCAGTTCGTTGTCGGACCGCAGTGACACATCCGAGCCGGGATATTGTGGCGAAGTAAGTGGTGAAGAGTCACCTGGCATTCTTAGTGATGATCAGCCACCAGAGAGCCCAAGTGATTCCAACGACACTGACGAAACCAATAGGAACTTTCCCTGGATGAGGGTGCTTGCACAGACTGCAAGTTCTTTCAACTTTTACTGTTCACATCAGAACTTTTGCCATCCTTACTGTCATCGCAGGCAAATCAGGGCCTGTGGAAGGCTCATCAAGTCTGTGAGAAAGGTTTACGGGGAGGCGTTTGGAGTTATCAACGGAACAGGCACCTTTGATTTCGATTCGGATAAGAAGGACGATGGGAAGAAGGAcaagagaggaagaaaagtgTCTGATCAAACTAGTGCGCAGGTTTCACCGGTTCGCAGAAAAGACAGCGTTGGAAGGAAGTTCAA AATTGACAAAAGTCTGGAGGGCTCCCAGTCGGGTCGCCTCACTGGTGGCAATCGAGATTCCTCGAAGGACCTGGATCAGGACTCGGACCGTGGCCGGGActctttcaaaaaattctcttcggaAGATGACGACGAGCCAAATCATGAGCCACCAGCCATCCTCAAATACATAAAGATGCAGGTCAAGGATGCATTCCATGCACCCCTGGCAACTCTCGTCAAAGGTGCAGTGGTTATGCCTGACGATCTCTTTGCAGAGGTTCTCTCAGTCGCCTGGGAGCTCCTCCTTGAGCCAAATCAGGAAGTGGCTGCCTCTGCAGCATCCCTATTCATAGTCTCCGCAGTACGCGCTCCAACCCAAGCCAGCGATATAATGCACCAGGGTCTCCAGCACACGTCCCCAGCCATTCGCATAAATGCCATTCTTCGATTTCAAGTCCTGTGGAAACTCAGGTATCAGGTCTGGCCAAGGATGGAAGAAATGGCCCACCTGACCTTCAAAGTTCCGCCTCCTGGCATTGAGTTCACCCTTCCCTCACCGAAAATCGGAATAGAGTCCCTCCCAGTGGTCGACCCACCCTGGATGCCCCAGGGAAAAACCAAAGTGGAAGAAGTCACGATCAATCAAGAGCGTCATAGATCCGTCGTAACAGCGACTAAAACTCGAAAGAAACAGCAGACGGAGGCGATAAAGAAAGCTCTTCAAGAGCAGGACGATAAGAAGCGCGAGGAACGGGAGAGCTTTCTCATAACAACGATTCCTATAACAGTCCAGGCAGCATATGAGCCCAGCCCCGTTGGAGACGATCATGAGGATATGGACGATGACGCGGGGGATGCTGTCCCTCGCAACACGTCACATCACGGCCAATCAGCATTGTCCTTGTTCCCTTCGTCTCTGTGCTCAGCCAttgttcaaataattaatcttcTCGATGACGCTGCTGTCTCCGACGATGGAAATTCCGTTTACGAAGTAGCTTATCAGGTGATATGGAGCTGTCTCGTTGAGGACAGTGCCCTCTTCTTGCGATACGTCCTCGAGAGACTCACAAGGGATAAACAGGAGTTGATGTTCAAGATCCTGAGGCATTTGATAAGATTTGTACCCAAGCTGCCGCAACAAGCGGCCTTTGCCCTTTACAATTATATCATCGGTTATGTGATGTTCTATGTGAGATCGCCGCATGAAGAGGGACAAAAGCTCATTGGAACCGCGTTATCAATTCTTTGGATGGTGGTGCACAGTGTTCACGGGATTATGTTTAAGGATTTGAAGCAAATATTGAGGAAGGAGCAGTGTGATGCCTCCATCTTATTGACAGCTAATGTTCCATCAGCGAAGAAGATCATTGTGCATGGGCCACAGGATCCCGATGCGGGGGGCATTCCATCTCAATTTCCTGTGCAGGAGGACACGCAGTTCTGTCAGATTCTCAGGGAGAGCCTGGATTTCTTCGGAATAGAGGAGCTGAAGCATAAGGAGTACTTTCTTGTTGATTATAAAACAC atCAAATTCATAATCCTTCATCCTACGTACGTgattactattttttcaagagATCACAGTATCCACAACTCGAGCTTGTCCATATGAAACCAGAAGATGCCTTCAATGCCCTACAGAGGCAGGAGTTAGTTCACAAATTCgttgaaattggaaaaacatTGCTTACGTGggctattttaaaaaatgtcgatATGGTAGTTCAGAGAGTCGTATTTTTGCACGAGGAACTTATGAAGTTACCATCCTTTCCGAGAAAAGCACTCGAGGCAGATCTTGATTTATACAAGGGTGGTGAAATTGGAAGA GAATTACTGGGATTGGATGTAATGCACAAGTTTATGTGGGTACGTCTGATCGCCCGAATGTTCGAGGCCATGGCCGGTAATTTTGCCTATTCCGGTGATATTCATCTATTTCTCAATGTATTGAATGGAGCCCTCGTGCTACACAGCGAAGACTCGTGTATCCTTCGTTACGTCGTGGCGACGTACATTAACGCAGCGCACAATTTCAAAAACATATTTTCAACGAACGGTTATTTACTGATAATGCCATCGCTATTGCAATTATACGCAACACATCAAACGAATAAACTTGTTACTACTACTGTAGAGTATGCTGTTAAGCAGTTTTACATGATGAATCGTAAGCCGTTTATCCTACAGATGTTTGGGAGTGTTTCCACTATTTTGGATACTGATGAGACAAGTCCTCACGGAGAGGCGCACAAg GTACCCTCGACGTGTCTCTTCAACTTGTTATTGAGTTTAGAAACTCCATCACCAGATCCCCTTAACATCGGTGAACTtgtgaaagaagaaaaacctcTGAAAGCCATTGATTTTTGTTACCACGATGAGAACGAGATGGTCACCGTACTGGACTGCATATCCCTCTGCGTCATGGTGATAGCGTATGCAGCTGATTCCACAAGGGGTCAGCAGATGTTGATAATTTTGGAGGCAATATTGCCCTGTTATGTTCAGCAAATTCAATCGCCCACGTACAATCGAGAAGGAAAGACGGAGAAGGAGATCATAAATCAGTTGGCAATAGCTGTTCGAACACTTGTGAATAATTCTGAAACCTTGACTAAGTACTACAATGGGCCACAGAAGTTGAGCCCTGAGCACAAAGGGTCAAGTCAGAGGAACTATGGAAAGGGCCCCTACTCACCAGGTTTTGATTTTGAAGAGGAGACGCACACGACGAAGTACCTAGAGCACACAAAAGCCAGAAATCTTTACGATCGAGATAATGAAGACTCTGAGACCTCTCACAAGAACGAGTTCCGGAGGCCCAGGGACACCCTTCTCAACATGGTGGGGGAGTTTGTGGCAAGGTGCTCGGTACGACTGGTGGAACTGAACAAGAAATCTCAGGACGGAAAGATGATAGAGCTCCTGGACTCCAAGTGCCACGTGAGACTAGCGGATATAGCGCACAGTCTTCTGAAAATATCTCCTTACGATCCTGACACCATGGGGTGCAGAGGTCTGCGACGGTACATGAATGACCTTCTGCCGTCGACGGAGTGGTCCAACGATGACATGAGGCCGGCCCTCACAGTGATCTTGAGAAGACTGGACAAAACCTTCAGCAAGATCTACAAGAAAGCTTCTGTAAGAAGAAACACCGATTGGGAGGCGGCGAGTGATCTGCTGAGAGGTGTCTACGAAACTCTCTCGAAGTACCCTTACATCGCACACTTCCAGTATCTGAAGACCCTTCTGGCGACCTGTCAGGCCCTCATCGTTGGCGACATGGGCCAAGTGGAAGTCACATCAGCAGCAAGTGCAGCACTCATGAGCAAGATTCCTCCACAGCACTTCTGCTCAACTGTCCTACGATTGATCGCCCTTCACGTTATTTCTTTGGGTGAAGGCTACACCTTGGAAAATGTCTGCGGTGGTAATTCAATGTTCGCTTCTCAGATCAGAACTGAGAATGTACTATTGAATCTTCTGATACCTCTCTTCTTGCGTGTGGGAACTGGAAGGAAAGATGTTCCGAAGCTGAGACAGGCTGACCTGAAATTCGCTCTCGTCGCTGTTCTCAATACTCTGTGGCCTACTAGCACAAAAATAGCACCTCTCACCGCCCAAAATTTGAAAGCAACAGCGGATTTGCGTGCTGGTAGTCTAACTTTCACAGCTAGAGATCCGAAGACTTCCACCAAGTTATCCCTGTCGCTTTATCGAGTGGCCTTTTTAGCCCTGAAGATCATGACCATTTGCTTTGAGGCCGAGATGAGGACCGAGTGGACCAAAATCTTGAGGACAATGCGACAGCTGAATAGGAGAAATGAAGCCTCCGTTCACTTGTGGAATTTTCTGGAATTTGTTGTCACACACAGGACAGCTCTGTTCATCCAGATGCTCCCATTCATCGTCCATAAAATAGGACAGCCACCGATTTCCGAGCATGAACGTAATATGCAAAGCTCCATCAGGGCAAAGATCAATGGGGAGACTGCAGTATTTCCCAAGTCACGTGGCACCTTGTTGGGCGATTTACTGCACGAGTTGAGAGACTTGAAGGAGGAGATTGAGGATCGGAAGTTCGATGAGATGCAGCCGGAGCCGAAGAGAAGTGTTGTGGATATGCATCCTAATGCGCCAAATGTCAATGACGGACAGCCAAGAACGCAGAGGCCGTCTTTGCTAATTGATCTGTTGACTGGGGATCTTGGCTCGAGGGTGCACATCAATAGGACACCTGCGGAGACGCCAGGCTCACACTCAACGACCCTTCAATCACTTCCACCGTCTGTCCATCATTCCGTCAATTCGAGTAGTACTACCAAATCTTCTGTACAGAGTCACGCATCGCCGGGTCCAGGCAATGGGGCTCCTGTTCCGAGAG GGTCGGTATCTAGTGCAAGCTGTGGCTCCTCCACCATCAAAGAAGGCGCCGAACTATCAACTGGAGATAATCAGACTGAGCAGACCGCAGTACCAG CTAGGGAATGGAG GAGAAATTGTGACGAGCCAACTGAGCCCCAACAGTCCAGCGGAGGACAGCTCCGGCGAGTCCCGATTAGACAGGCCTCGTTTGCAGCGTTCGATGGGCCAAAGCAAGAGGACCTTTCGTTTGCGAAAAAGTCGAAAGAGTCATATTGA